The Oryctolagus cuniculus chromosome 5, mOryCun1.1, whole genome shotgun sequence genome includes a region encoding these proteins:
- the ABCC10 gene encoding ATP-binding cassette sub-family C member 10 isoform X2, with protein sequence MEQLLAHLCGTSAARPLPVWEGDTAGHCFTQLVLGALPHALLAVLSACHLGRPRRPDYTLPCSPGWRLRLTASILLSILPLLDFLPAALPPGAGPGPIGLEVLAGCVAAVAWSSHSLTLWALARSPHGRSQGPLALALIALLPAPALVLTLLWHCQRGTLLPPLHPGPLARLCLLILQLTALLAYGLGWAAPGGPRKSRAQEPLISEDQEPEVAEDGESWLSRLSYAWLAPLMTRGACGKLQRPQDTCRLPRRLHPSYLARAFQAHWQEGARLWRALYGAFGRCYLALGLLKLVGTMLGFSGPLLLSLLVGFLEEGQEPLSHGLLYALGLAGGAVLGAVLQNQYGYELRKVTLQARGAVLSILYRKALQLGPRRPPAGEVLNLLGTDSERLLNFAGSFHEAWGLPLQLAITLYLLYQQVGVAFVGGLILALLLVPVNKVIATRIMASNQEMLQHKDARVKLMTELLSGVRVIKFCGWEQALGARVEACRARELGRLRVIKYLDAACVYLWAALPVVISIVIFITYVLMGHQLTATKVFTALALVRMLILPLNNFPWVINGLLEAKVSLDRIQCFLDLPNHSPQAYYSPDPPAEPSTVLELHGALFSWDPVGTSQETFINHLEVKKGMLVGIVGKVGCGKSSLLAAIAGELHRLRGRVAVWGLSKGFGLATQEPWIQFATIRDNILFGKTFDAQLYRDVLEACALDDDLSILPAGDQTEVGEKGVTLSGGQRARIALARAVYQEKELYLLDDPLAAVDADVANHLLHRCILGVLSHTTRLLCTHRTEYLERADVVLLMDAGHLVQAGAPSEILPLVQAVPKAWAEEGQEPDTAKARSAQNPEKTQEGLEVEQSTSGRLLEEESKKEGAVALHVYRAYWRAVGQGLALAILFSLLLMQATRNAADWWLSHWISQLKAAKNSSQEVPAPASLSSTGPFSPQLLLFTPGSLNTPVFPLPKAAPNGSSDVHFYLIVYATIAGLNSFCTLLRAVLFAAGTLQAAAALHHRLLHRVLMAPVTFFDCTPTGRVLNRFSSDVACVDDSLPFILNILLANAAGLLGLLAVLGSGLPWLLLLLPPLSVVYYRVQRHYRASSRELRRLGSLTLSPLYTHLADTLAGLPVLRAAGATDRFEEENQRLLELNQRCQFAASATMQWLDIRLQLMGAAVVSAIAGIALVQHQQGLANPGLVGLSLSYALSLTGLLSGLVSSFTQTEAMLVSVERLEEYCCDLPQEPQGQPLQGFSWLAQGSVEFQDVVLVYRPGLPHALDGVTFCVQPGEKLGIVGRTGSGKSSLLLVLFRLLEPSSGRVLLDGVDTRQLQLAELRSQLAIIPQEPFLFSGTVRENLDPRGLHEDEALWQALEQCHLREVIGSMGECWALGAGREQGRPGSAVKLPWLAGGLDGELGEGGRSLSLGQRQLLCLARALLTEAKILCIDEATASVDQKTEQLLQQTIRKRFANKTVLTIAHRLSTILNSDRVLVLQAGRVVELDSPSALRSQPHSLFQQLLQSSQQAAHPSP encoded by the exons GCCGTGCTCAGCGCCTGCCACCTGGGCCGCCCGAG GAGGCCAGATTACACCTtaccctgcagccctggctggcgCCTCCGACTCACGGCTTCCATCCTGCTCTCCATCCTCCCATTGCTAGACTTCCTTCCGGCTGCTCTGCCACcaggggcaggcccagggcctATAGGGCTAGAAGTGTTGGCAGGGTGTGTGGCAGCTGTGGCTTGGAGCAGCCACAGCCTCACCCTGTGGGCATTGGCTCGTTCCCCTCATGGCCGCTCCCAGGGGCCCTTGGCCTTGGCTCTGATTgccctcctgccagccccagccctagtgCTAACCCTGCTCTGGCATTGCCAGCGAGGCACACTTCTGCCCCCACTTCACCCGGGGCCCCTGGCCCGCCTGTGCCTTCTCATCCTGCAACTGACTGCCCTCTTGGCCTATGGACTGGGCTGGGCAGCCCCTGGGGGGCCACGAAAATCCCGGGCCCAGGAGCCCCTCATATCTGAGGATCAAGAACCTGAGGTAGCTGAGGATGGAGAGAGCTGGCTGTCCCGCCTGTCCTATGCCTGGCTGGCACCCTTGATGACCCGGGGGGCCTGTGGCAAGCTCCAGAGACCCCAGGATACTTGCCGCCTTCCCCGCAGGCTGCATCCGTCCTACCTGGCCCGTGCcttccaggcacactggcaggaaggcgCCCGGCTGTGGAGGGCTCTGTATGGGGCCTTTGGGCGATGCTATCTGGCACTTGGACTGCTGAAGCTGGTGGGGACCATGCTGGGATTCTCagggcccctgctgctctccctgttggtgggcttcctggaggaggggcaggaaccACTGAGCCATGGTCTGCTGTATGCCCTGGGGCTGGCTGGTGGGGCTGTCCTGGGTGCTGTGCTGCAGAATCAGTATGGGTATGAGTTACGGAAGGTGACCCTGCAGGCAAGGGGGGCCGTGCTAAGCATCCTGTACCGCAAGGCTTTACAGCTGGGGCCCCGGCGCCCCCCTGCTGGAGAGGTCTTGAACCTGCTAGGCACTGATTCTGAGCGCCTGCTTAACTTTGCCGGGAGCTTCCACGAGGCCTGGGGCCTGCCCCTGCAGCTCGCCATCACCCTGTACCTGCTATACCAGCAGGTAGGCGTGGCCTTTGTGGGTGGTCTCATCTTGGCCCTGCTGCTGGTACCTGTCAACAAAGTGATTGCCACCCGCATCATGGCCAGCAACCAGGAGATGCTACAGCACAAGGATGCACGCGTTAAG CTCATGACAGAGCTGCTGAGTGGTGTTCGGGTCATCAAGTTCTGCGGGTGGGAGCAGGCACTGGGGGCCCGAGTAGAGGCCTGCCGGGCTCGAGAGCTGGGGCGACTCCGTGTCATCAAATACCTGGATGCGGCCTGTGTCTACCTGTGGGCTGCCCTGCCGGTCGTCATCTCCATCGTCATCTTCATCACCTATGTTCTCATGGGGCACCAGCTCACTGCCACCAAG GTGTTCACGGCCCTGGCACTGGTCCGCATGCTCATCCTACCCCTCAACAACTTCCCTTGGGTGATCAATGGCCTCTTGGAGGCCAAAGTGTCCTTGGACCGGATCCAGTGTTTCCTTGATCTTCCGAACCACAGCCCCCAGGCATACTACAGCCCAG ATCCTCCCGCAGAGCCATCGACAGTGTTGGAGCTGCATGGGGCCCTGTTCTCCTGGGACCCTGTCGGAACCAGCCAGGAGACCTTCATCAATCACCTTGAAGTGAAAAAG GGAATGCTGGTGGGCATCGTGGGCAAGGTGGGCTGTGGGAAGAGCTCCCTGCTGGCTGCCATCGCTGGGGAGCTGCACAG GCTGCGTGGACGAGTGGCCGTGTGGGGGCTGTCCaaaggctttggcctggccacccAGGAACCCTGGATCCAGTTTGCCACCATCCGAGACAACATCCTCTTTGGGAAGACATTTGATGCCCAGCTATACAGAGACGTGCTGGAGGCCTGTGCCCTGGATGATGACCTCAGC ATCCTGCCTGCTGGAGACCAGACAGAAGTCGGAGAGAAGGGTGTAACCCTCAGCGGGGGACAGCGGGCCAGGATAGCCCTTGCCCGTGCCGTCTACCAG GAAAAGGAACTGTATCTCCTCGACGACCCTCTGGCCGCTGTGGATGCAGACGTGGCCAACCATCTGCtgcacaggtgcatcctgggtgTGCTGAGCCACACCACGCGGCTGCTGTGTACCCACCGCACTGAGTACCTGGAGAGAGCTGATGTGGTACTGCTGATGGACGCCGGGCATCTCGTGCAGGCTG gGGCCCCCTCTGAGATTCTGCCGTTGGTACAAGCTGTCCCCAAAGCCTGGGCTGAGGAGGGACAGGAGCCTGACACAG CCAAGGCTCGGTCAGCACAAAACCCAGAGAAAACACAGGaggggctggaagtggagcagagcacATCTGGCCGCCTGCTGGaggaagaaagcaagaaggaGGGCGCAGTGGCCTTGCACGTGTACCGAGCGTATTGGAGGGCCGtgggccagggcctggctctggccatccTCTTCTCCCTGCTCCTCATGCAAG CCACACGGAATGCTGCCGACTGGTGGCTCTCCCACTGGATCTCTCAGCTGAAAGCAGCCAAGAACAGCTCCCAGgaggtgccagcccctgccagcctgAGTTCCACAGGCCCCTTCTctccacagctgctcctcttcacgcCTGGAAGCCTCAA CACCCCAGTGTTCCCACTGCCCAAAGCTGCCCCCAATGGCTCCTCAGATGTCCATTTCTACCTCATCGTGTACGCGACCATCGCTGGCCTCAACTCCTTCTGCACCCTTCTCCGGGCAGTGCTGTTCGCCGCAGGCACCCTGCAAGCAGCTGCTGCCCTGCATCACCGCCTGCTGCACCGAGTCCTCATG GCACCAGTGACTTTCTTCGACTGCACGCCTACGGGCCGGGTCCTAAACCGCTTCTCCTCCGACGTGGCCTGTGTGGACGACAGCCTGCCCTTTATCCTCAACATCCTGTTGGCCAACGCCGCGGGCCTGTTGGGCCTcctggctgtgctgggctctgggctgccctggctgctgctgctgctgccgcccctGAGCGTCGTCTACTACCGTGTGCAGCGCCACTACAGGGCCTCCTCCCGGGAGCTGCGGCGCCTGGGCAGCCTCACCCTGTCCCCACTCTATACCCACCTGGCCGACACCTTGGCTGGCCTCCCTGTGCTCCGGGCTGCAGGGGCCACCGACAG GTTTGAGGAGGAGAACCAGCGACTCCTGGAACTAAACCAGAGGTGCCAGTTTGCTGCCAGCGCCACGATGCAGTGGCTGGACATTCGGCTGCAGCTCATGGGGGCAGCAGTGGTCAGTGCCATTGCAGGCATCGCCCTGGTGCAGCACCAGCAGGGCCTCGCCAACCCAG GGCTGGTGGGCCTGTCGCTGTCCTACGCCCTGTCTCTCACAGGCCTGCTCTCAGGCCTGGTGAGCAGCTTCACGCAGACGGAAGCCATGCTGGTGAGCGTGGAGCGGCTGGAGGAGTACTGCTGTGACctgccccaggagccccagggccagCCGCTGCAG GGTTTCAGCTGGCTTGCCCAGGGCAGTGTGGAGTTCCAGGACGTGGTGTTGGTGTACCGGCCAGGGCTGCCCCACGCCCTGGACGGTGTGACCTTCTGCGTGCAGCCCGGGGAGAAGCTGGGCATCGTGGGCCGCACTGGCTCGGGCAAGTCTTCCCTGTTGCTGGTGCTCTTCCGGCTGCTGGAGCCCAGTTCGGGGCGGGTGCTGCTCGACGGCGTGGACACCAGGCAGCTGCAGCTGGCCGAGCTCAG GTCCCAGCTGGCTATCATCCCCCAGGAGCCCTTTCTGTTCAGTGGGACTGTTCGGGAAAACCTGGACCCCCGGGGCCTACATGAGGATGAGGCCTTGTGGCAGGCGCTGGAGCAGTGCCACCTGAGGGAGGTGATTGGCTCCATGGGTgagtgctgggccctgggagcagGGCGGGAGCAGGGGAGGCCGGGCTCTGCAGTGAAGCTGCCCTGGCTCGCAGGTGGCCTGGATGGTgagctgggagagggaggccGGAGCTTGTCCCTGGGGCAGAGGCAGCTGCTGTGTCTGGCCAGAGCTCTGCTCACGGAGGCCAAG ATCCTGTGCATTGATGAGGCCACGGCAAGTGTGGACCAGAAGACAGAGCAGCTGCTCCAGCAGACTATCCGCAAACGCTTTGCCAACAAGACCGTGCTGACCATTGCCCACAG GCTCAGCACGATCCTGAACTCGGACCGCGTACTGGTGCTGCAAGCAGGAAGGGTTGTGGAGCTGGACTCGCCCAGCGCCCTGCGCAGCCAGCCCCATTCACTGTTCCAGCAGCTGCTGCAGAGTAGCCAGCAGgcagcccacccctccccttgA
- the ABCC10 gene encoding ATP-binding cassette sub-family C member 10 isoform X4 yields MEQLLAHLCGTSAARPLPVWEGDTAGHCFTQLVLGALPHALLAVLSACHLGRPRRPDYTLPCSPGWRLRLTASILLSILPLLDFLPAALPPGAGPGPIGLEVLAGCVAAVAWSSHSLTLWALARSPHGRSQGPLALALIALLPAPALVLTLLWHCQRGTLLPPLHPGPLARLCLLILQLTALLAYGLGWAAPGGPRKSRAQEPLISEDQEPEVAEDGESWLSRLSYAWLAPLMTRGACGKLQRPQDTCRLPRRLHPSYLARAFQAHWQEGARLWRALYGAFGRCYLALGLLKLVGTMLGFSGPLLLSLLVGFLEEGQEPLSHGLLYALGLAGGAVLGAVLQNQYGYELRKVTLQARGAVLSILYRKALQLGPRRPPAGEVLNLLGTDSERLLNFAGSFHEAWGLPLQLAITLYLLYQQVGVAFVGGLILALLLVPVNKVIATRIMASNQEMLQHKDARVKLMTELLSGVRVIKFCGWEQALGARVEACRARELGRLRVIKYLDAACVYLWAALPVVISIVIFITYVLMGHQLTATKVFTALALVRMLILPLNNFPWVINGLLEAKVSLDRIQCFLDLPNHSPQAYYSPDPPAEPSTVLELHGALFSWDPVGTSQETFINHLEVKKGMLVGIVGKVGCGKSSLLAAIAGELHRLRGRVAVWGLSKGFGLATQEPWIQFATIRDNILFGKTFDAQLYRDVLEACALDDDLSILPAGDQTEVGEKGVTLSGGQRARIALARAVYQEKELYLLDDPLAAVDADVANHLLHRCILGVLSHTTRLLCTHRTEYLERADVVLLMDAGHLVQAGAPSEILPLVQAVPKAWAEEGQEPDTAKARSAQNPEKTQEGLEVEQSTSGRLLEEESKKEGAVALHVYRAYWRAVGQGLALAILFSLLLMQATRNAADWWLSHWISQLKAAKNSSQEVPAPASLSSTGPFSPQLLLFTPGSLNTPVFPLPKAAPNGSSDVHFYLIVYATIAGLNSFCTLLRAVLFAAGTLQAAAALHHRLLHRVLMAPVTFFDCTPTGRVLNRFSSDVACVDDSLPFILNILLANAAGLLGLLAVLGSGLPWLLLLLPPLSVVYYRVQRHYRASSRELRRLGSLTLSPLYTHLADTLAGLPVLRAAGATDRFEEENQRLLELNQRCQFAASATMQWLDIRLQLMGAAVVSAIAGIALVQHQQGLANPGLVGLSLSYALSLTGLLSGLVSSFTQTEAMLVSVERLEEYCCDLPQEPQGQPLQGFSWLAQGSVEFQDVVLVYRPGLPHALDGVTFCVQPGEKLGIVGRTGSGKSSLLLVLFRLLEPSSGRVLLDGVDTRQLQLAELRSQLAIIPQEPFLFSGTVRENLDPRGLHEDEALWQALEQCHLREVIGSMGGLDGELGEGGRSLSLGQRQLLCLARALLTEAKILCIDEATASVDQKTEQLLQQTIRKRFANKTVLTIAHRLSTILNSDRVLVLQAGRVVELDSPSALRSQPHSLFQQLLQSSQQAAHPSP; encoded by the exons GCCGTGCTCAGCGCCTGCCACCTGGGCCGCCCGAG GAGGCCAGATTACACCTtaccctgcagccctggctggcgCCTCCGACTCACGGCTTCCATCCTGCTCTCCATCCTCCCATTGCTAGACTTCCTTCCGGCTGCTCTGCCACcaggggcaggcccagggcctATAGGGCTAGAAGTGTTGGCAGGGTGTGTGGCAGCTGTGGCTTGGAGCAGCCACAGCCTCACCCTGTGGGCATTGGCTCGTTCCCCTCATGGCCGCTCCCAGGGGCCCTTGGCCTTGGCTCTGATTgccctcctgccagccccagccctagtgCTAACCCTGCTCTGGCATTGCCAGCGAGGCACACTTCTGCCCCCACTTCACCCGGGGCCCCTGGCCCGCCTGTGCCTTCTCATCCTGCAACTGACTGCCCTCTTGGCCTATGGACTGGGCTGGGCAGCCCCTGGGGGGCCACGAAAATCCCGGGCCCAGGAGCCCCTCATATCTGAGGATCAAGAACCTGAGGTAGCTGAGGATGGAGAGAGCTGGCTGTCCCGCCTGTCCTATGCCTGGCTGGCACCCTTGATGACCCGGGGGGCCTGTGGCAAGCTCCAGAGACCCCAGGATACTTGCCGCCTTCCCCGCAGGCTGCATCCGTCCTACCTGGCCCGTGCcttccaggcacactggcaggaaggcgCCCGGCTGTGGAGGGCTCTGTATGGGGCCTTTGGGCGATGCTATCTGGCACTTGGACTGCTGAAGCTGGTGGGGACCATGCTGGGATTCTCagggcccctgctgctctccctgttggtgggcttcctggaggaggggcaggaaccACTGAGCCATGGTCTGCTGTATGCCCTGGGGCTGGCTGGTGGGGCTGTCCTGGGTGCTGTGCTGCAGAATCAGTATGGGTATGAGTTACGGAAGGTGACCCTGCAGGCAAGGGGGGCCGTGCTAAGCATCCTGTACCGCAAGGCTTTACAGCTGGGGCCCCGGCGCCCCCCTGCTGGAGAGGTCTTGAACCTGCTAGGCACTGATTCTGAGCGCCTGCTTAACTTTGCCGGGAGCTTCCACGAGGCCTGGGGCCTGCCCCTGCAGCTCGCCATCACCCTGTACCTGCTATACCAGCAGGTAGGCGTGGCCTTTGTGGGTGGTCTCATCTTGGCCCTGCTGCTGGTACCTGTCAACAAAGTGATTGCCACCCGCATCATGGCCAGCAACCAGGAGATGCTACAGCACAAGGATGCACGCGTTAAG CTCATGACAGAGCTGCTGAGTGGTGTTCGGGTCATCAAGTTCTGCGGGTGGGAGCAGGCACTGGGGGCCCGAGTAGAGGCCTGCCGGGCTCGAGAGCTGGGGCGACTCCGTGTCATCAAATACCTGGATGCGGCCTGTGTCTACCTGTGGGCTGCCCTGCCGGTCGTCATCTCCATCGTCATCTTCATCACCTATGTTCTCATGGGGCACCAGCTCACTGCCACCAAG GTGTTCACGGCCCTGGCACTGGTCCGCATGCTCATCCTACCCCTCAACAACTTCCCTTGGGTGATCAATGGCCTCTTGGAGGCCAAAGTGTCCTTGGACCGGATCCAGTGTTTCCTTGATCTTCCGAACCACAGCCCCCAGGCATACTACAGCCCAG ATCCTCCCGCAGAGCCATCGACAGTGTTGGAGCTGCATGGGGCCCTGTTCTCCTGGGACCCTGTCGGAACCAGCCAGGAGACCTTCATCAATCACCTTGAAGTGAAAAAG GGAATGCTGGTGGGCATCGTGGGCAAGGTGGGCTGTGGGAAGAGCTCCCTGCTGGCTGCCATCGCTGGGGAGCTGCACAG GCTGCGTGGACGAGTGGCCGTGTGGGGGCTGTCCaaaggctttggcctggccacccAGGAACCCTGGATCCAGTTTGCCACCATCCGAGACAACATCCTCTTTGGGAAGACATTTGATGCCCAGCTATACAGAGACGTGCTGGAGGCCTGTGCCCTGGATGATGACCTCAGC ATCCTGCCTGCTGGAGACCAGACAGAAGTCGGAGAGAAGGGTGTAACCCTCAGCGGGGGACAGCGGGCCAGGATAGCCCTTGCCCGTGCCGTCTACCAG GAAAAGGAACTGTATCTCCTCGACGACCCTCTGGCCGCTGTGGATGCAGACGTGGCCAACCATCTGCtgcacaggtgcatcctgggtgTGCTGAGCCACACCACGCGGCTGCTGTGTACCCACCGCACTGAGTACCTGGAGAGAGCTGATGTGGTACTGCTGATGGACGCCGGGCATCTCGTGCAGGCTG gGGCCCCCTCTGAGATTCTGCCGTTGGTACAAGCTGTCCCCAAAGCCTGGGCTGAGGAGGGACAGGAGCCTGACACAG CCAAGGCTCGGTCAGCACAAAACCCAGAGAAAACACAGGaggggctggaagtggagcagagcacATCTGGCCGCCTGCTGGaggaagaaagcaagaaggaGGGCGCAGTGGCCTTGCACGTGTACCGAGCGTATTGGAGGGCCGtgggccagggcctggctctggccatccTCTTCTCCCTGCTCCTCATGCAAG CCACACGGAATGCTGCCGACTGGTGGCTCTCCCACTGGATCTCTCAGCTGAAAGCAGCCAAGAACAGCTCCCAGgaggtgccagcccctgccagcctgAGTTCCACAGGCCCCTTCTctccacagctgctcctcttcacgcCTGGAAGCCTCAA CACCCCAGTGTTCCCACTGCCCAAAGCTGCCCCCAATGGCTCCTCAGATGTCCATTTCTACCTCATCGTGTACGCGACCATCGCTGGCCTCAACTCCTTCTGCACCCTTCTCCGGGCAGTGCTGTTCGCCGCAGGCACCCTGCAAGCAGCTGCTGCCCTGCATCACCGCCTGCTGCACCGAGTCCTCATG GCACCAGTGACTTTCTTCGACTGCACGCCTACGGGCCGGGTCCTAAACCGCTTCTCCTCCGACGTGGCCTGTGTGGACGACAGCCTGCCCTTTATCCTCAACATCCTGTTGGCCAACGCCGCGGGCCTGTTGGGCCTcctggctgtgctgggctctgggctgccctggctgctgctgctgctgccgcccctGAGCGTCGTCTACTACCGTGTGCAGCGCCACTACAGGGCCTCCTCCCGGGAGCTGCGGCGCCTGGGCAGCCTCACCCTGTCCCCACTCTATACCCACCTGGCCGACACCTTGGCTGGCCTCCCTGTGCTCCGGGCTGCAGGGGCCACCGACAG GTTTGAGGAGGAGAACCAGCGACTCCTGGAACTAAACCAGAGGTGCCAGTTTGCTGCCAGCGCCACGATGCAGTGGCTGGACATTCGGCTGCAGCTCATGGGGGCAGCAGTGGTCAGTGCCATTGCAGGCATCGCCCTGGTGCAGCACCAGCAGGGCCTCGCCAACCCAG GGCTGGTGGGCCTGTCGCTGTCCTACGCCCTGTCTCTCACAGGCCTGCTCTCAGGCCTGGTGAGCAGCTTCACGCAGACGGAAGCCATGCTGGTGAGCGTGGAGCGGCTGGAGGAGTACTGCTGTGACctgccccaggagccccagggccagCCGCTGCAG GGTTTCAGCTGGCTTGCCCAGGGCAGTGTGGAGTTCCAGGACGTGGTGTTGGTGTACCGGCCAGGGCTGCCCCACGCCCTGGACGGTGTGACCTTCTGCGTGCAGCCCGGGGAGAAGCTGGGCATCGTGGGCCGCACTGGCTCGGGCAAGTCTTCCCTGTTGCTGGTGCTCTTCCGGCTGCTGGAGCCCAGTTCGGGGCGGGTGCTGCTCGACGGCGTGGACACCAGGCAGCTGCAGCTGGCCGAGCTCAG GTCCCAGCTGGCTATCATCCCCCAGGAGCCCTTTCTGTTCAGTGGGACTGTTCGGGAAAACCTGGACCCCCGGGGCCTACATGAGGATGAGGCCTTGTGGCAGGCGCTGGAGCAGTGCCACCTGAGGGAGGTGATTGGCTCCATGG GTGGCCTGGATGGTgagctgggagagggaggccGGAGCTTGTCCCTGGGGCAGAGGCAGCTGCTGTGTCTGGCCAGAGCTCTGCTCACGGAGGCCAAG ATCCTGTGCATTGATGAGGCCACGGCAAGTGTGGACCAGAAGACAGAGCAGCTGCTCCAGCAGACTATCCGCAAACGCTTTGCCAACAAGACCGTGCTGACCATTGCCCACAG GCTCAGCACGATCCTGAACTCGGACCGCGTACTGGTGCTGCAAGCAGGAAGGGTTGTGGAGCTGGACTCGCCCAGCGCCCTGCGCAGCCAGCCCCATTCACTGTTCCAGCAGCTGCTGCAGAGTAGCCAGCAGgcagcccacccctccccttgA